Proteins from a single region of Bacteroidota bacterium:
- the panB gene encoding 3-methyl-2-oxobutanoate hydroxymethyltransferase, translating into MMIETNQYKQIKRVTTHVLQEMKHRGEKISMLTAYDYTFAKILDDAMIDMILVGDSASNVMAGHTTTLPITLEQMIYHTASVTRAVTRALVVADMPFGSYQGNSKEALNTAIRLMKEAAAHAVKMEGGMEIIDSVKRVLSAGVPVMGHLGLTPQSIYKFGTFEVRAKEEMEAKKLIEDAHLLQEAGCFAIVLEKIPAKLATQVAAELSIPIIGIGAGGGVDGQVLVLHDLLGLTKEFSPRFLRRYMNLYDDVKTNVQRYIEDIKLKDFPNNKEQY; encoded by the coding sequence ATGATGATAGAAACTAATCAATACAAACAAATAAAACGCGTTACCACCCATGTGCTGCAAGAAATGAAGCACCGTGGCGAAAAAATATCAATGCTTACGGCCTACGATTATACGTTTGCCAAGATATTGGACGATGCCATGATTGATATGATTTTGGTGGGCGATTCTGCATCGAATGTAATGGCAGGGCACACTACTACATTGCCTATCACACTTGAGCAAATGATATATCATACAGCCTCGGTAACGCGAGCAGTTACTAGAGCTTTGGTAGTGGCCGATATGCCTTTTGGTTCTTATCAAGGCAATTCGAAAGAAGCATTGAACACAGCCATCAGGTTAATGAAGGAAGCGGCTGCACATGCGGTAAAGATGGAAGGTGGAATGGAAATTATAGATTCCGTGAAAAGGGTTTTATCTGCGGGCGTTCCTGTAATGGGGCATTTGGGACTTACGCCACAATCTATATATAAATTTGGAACATTTGAAGTAAGGGCCAAAGAAGAAATGGAGGCCAAAAAATTAATTGAAGACGCCCACTTACTGCAAGAAGCAGGATGTTTTGCCATAGTGCTCGAAAAAATTCCTGCCAAACTTGCCACACAAGTAGCAGCGGAGTTAAGCATACCAATTATAGGCATTGGTGCAGGTGGAGGTGTGGACGGGCAAGTACTGGTATTGCACGATTTGTTAGGGCTAACAAAAGAATTCAGTCCGCGTTTTTTGCGTAGGTATATGAATTTGTATGATGATGTAAAAACCAATGTGCAGCGTTATATAGAAGATATCAAACTGAAAGATTTTCCCAACAATAAGGAACAGTATTAA
- a CDS encoding universal stress protein, whose product MENKKKNIILVPTDFSDVAGHALDHAIAVAKTFNNEIAVMHVIEESVLGNIFTKSSYVEMVKESIQNKLNGIALKIESMGIKAYTHIRTGRIYKTIVETADELGCDSVIMGTHGASGIEKIIGSNAARVINYANVPVVVIKEKTNKLNYQNIVFPLDLTIESKQKVEWAIHLAKYYKSTIHIATFKANDEFLANRVNAQLVQVEKLFDEANVKYTSKILDESGNYAKQTLDYADEINADLIMIMTQQEKGVSEFFLGSYAQQIVNRASSCPVMAINPRETAFVADYMA is encoded by the coding sequence ATGGAAAACAAGAAAAAGAACATTATTTTAGTACCAACCGATTTCTCTGATGTGGCAGGACACGCACTCGACCACGCTATCGCAGTAGCCAAAACTTTCAACAACGAAATTGCCGTAATGCATGTAATAGAGGAGAGTGTATTGGGAAATATTTTCACTAAAAGCAGTTATGTTGAGATGGTGAAGGAAAGTATCCAAAACAAGCTAAATGGAATTGCACTTAAAATAGAAAGCATGGGTATTAAAGCCTATACCCATATCCGCACGGGCCGTATATATAAAACCATTGTAGAAACAGCCGATGAACTGGGCTGTGATTCTGTGATTATGGGAACCCACGGTGCCAGTGGAATTGAAAAAATAATTGGAAGTAACGCTGCAAGAGTAATCAATTATGCCAATGTGCCGGTTGTAGTTATCAAAGAAAAAACGAATAAACTCAATTATCAAAATATTGTGTTTCCCCTAGATTTAACTATTGAGTCCAAACAAAAAGTAGAATGGGCCATACATTTGGCCAAGTATTATAAATCGACCATACATATTGCTACTTTCAAAGCCAACGACGAGTTTTTAGCTAACCGTGTAAATGCACAATTGGTGCAAGTAGAAAAATTGTTCGATGAAGCGAATGTAAAATACACTTCCAAAATATTAGATGAATCTGGTAACTATGCAAAACAAACTCTGGATTACGCCGACGAGATTAATGCTGATTTGATTATGATTATGACACAACAAGAAAAGGGCGTATCGGAATTTTTCTTAGGAAGCTATGCTCAGCAAATAGTTAACAGGGCAAGCAGTTGCCCCGTAATGGCTATCAACCCTCGAGAAACAGCCTTTGTGGCAGACTATATGGCATAA
- a CDS encoding nucleoside phosphorylase yields MRNYISETDLIINPNGSIYHLGIKPNDLAKTVILVGDPERVPKVSAFFDQIHFKHRNRELHTHTGTFGNEAISVLSTGMGTDNIDIVMNEVDALFNIDFETRQPKEKITKLRFIRLGTSGSLHADISIDSILVSGAAVGFDSLANYYKTIGLSSEHKKFHEDLKEKLVEIFENTPTYFVPCSDELYNRFSPHFANGITATCPGFYGPQGRSVRIELSDLGNGLLEFLQNYKYGSKRITNFEMETAGIYLMANLLGHQAISLNAILANRVTKQFSTQADVTINKMVGQALALLFPN; encoded by the coding sequence ATGAGAAATTATATTTCCGAAACCGATTTAATCATCAACCCAAATGGGAGCATTTATCATCTGGGTATAAAACCCAATGATTTGGCCAAAACTGTTATACTTGTTGGAGACCCTGAACGTGTCCCCAAAGTATCAGCTTTTTTTGATCAGATTCATTTTAAACACCGAAACCGAGAACTACATACCCATACAGGTACTTTTGGAAATGAAGCAATATCAGTACTTTCCACAGGTATGGGTACTGATAATATTGATATAGTGATGAACGAGGTAGATGCTTTATTTAATATTGATTTTGAAACGCGGCAGCCAAAAGAAAAAATTACGAAATTGCGGTTTATCCGATTGGGTACCTCTGGTAGTCTACATGCAGATATTTCAATTGACAGCATTTTGGTAAGCGGAGCCGCAGTGGGCTTCGACAGCTTGGCAAATTATTATAAAACTATAGGGCTTTCGTCCGAACACAAAAAATTTCACGAAGATTTGAAAGAAAAATTGGTCGAGATTTTTGAAAATACCCCCACCTATTTTGTGCCGTGCTCCGATGAATTATATAATAGGTTCAGTCCGCATTTTGCAAATGGAATTACGGCCACATGCCCCGGCTTTTATGGCCCACAGGGACGAAGTGTGAGGATAGAGCTTAGCGATTTGGGAAATGGATTGTTGGAATTTTTGCAAAACTACAAATATGGTTCAAAGCGTATCACCAATTTCGAAATGGAAACTGCGGGAATATATTTGATGGCGAATTTGCTAGGCCACCAAGCTATTAGTTTAAATGCGATATTGGCCAATAGGGTAACAAAACAATTTAGCACACAAGCAGATGTAACAATAAACAAAATGGTAGGGCAAGCATTGGCATTATTATTTCCTAACTGA